From a region of the Janthinobacterium sp. 61 genome:
- the rodA gene encoding rod shape-determining protein RodA has translation MPINERRSLWRRAKPYLAVFDPPLMIIILMLLSTSLLTLYSASIGIPGKIEDHLRNILLCFFVMWVAANVTPQMMMRIAVPAYTVSVILLVAVALFGTIKLGARRWLHIGVIDIQPSEFLKIATPLMLAWFFQHNAGALRWKSFLMAAVLLLVPVYLIARQPDLGTALLVVAAGFTVIFLAGLSWKVLAGLLITFVSCLPIAWSHLHDYQRDRVMMLIDPTKDPLGKGFHIIQSIIAIGSGGMTGKGWTHGTQAHLEFVPERTTDFIFAVYSEEFGLVGNLILMLMYLLLVGRGMMIAANAPSFFTRLLAGAITMIFFTYAFVNMGMVSGIVPVVGVPLPFLSYGGTALLTLGVATGILMSIQRHRKLVQT, from the coding sequence ATGCCCATTAACGAGAGGCGCTCGCTGTGGCGGCGCGCCAAACCCTATCTGGCGGTGTTCGATCCGCCGCTGATGATCATCATCCTGATGCTGCTCAGCACCAGCCTGCTGACCCTGTATTCGGCCAGCATCGGCATCCCCGGCAAGATCGAGGACCACCTGCGCAACATCCTGCTGTGCTTTTTCGTCATGTGGGTGGCGGCCAACGTCACGCCGCAGATGATGATGCGCATCGCCGTGCCGGCGTACACGGTATCGGTGATATTGCTGGTGGCCGTGGCGCTGTTCGGCACCATCAAGCTGGGTGCGCGGCGCTGGCTGCATATCGGCGTGATCGACATCCAGCCCTCGGAATTCCTGAAGATCGCCACGCCCCTGATGTTGGCCTGGTTCTTCCAGCACAATGCGGGCGCCCTGCGCTGGAAATCGTTCCTGATGGCGGCCGTGCTGTTGCTGGTGCCCGTCTACCTGATCGCGCGCCAGCCTGACCTGGGCACTGCATTGCTGGTGGTGGCGGCCGGCTTTACCGTCATCTTCCTGGCCGGCCTGTCGTGGAAGGTGCTGGCCGGCTTGCTGATCACCTTTGTTTCCTGCCTGCCGATCGCCTGGTCGCATCTGCATGATTACCAGCGTGACCGCGTGATGATGCTGATCGATCCGACCAAGGACCCGCTGGGCAAGGGCTTCCATATCATCCAGTCCATCATTGCCATCGGCTCCGGCGGCATGACGGGCAAGGGCTGGACGCACGGCACGCAGGCCCACCTGGAATTCGTCCCGGAGCGCACGACAGACTTCATCTTCGCCGTGTATTCGGAGGAGTTTGGCCTGGTGGGTAATCTGATTCTGATGCTGATGTATTTGCTGCTGGTGGGACGGGGCATGATGATTGCCGCCAACGCCCCCAGTTTTTTCACTCGCCTGCTGGCAGGAGCGATAACAATGATTTTCTTTACGTATGCGTTTGTAAACATGGGCATGGTCAGCGGCATCGTGCCGGTGGTCGGCGTCCCCCTGCCTTTCCTCAGCTATGGCGGCACCGCGCTGCTGACCCTGGGCGTGGCCACCGGTATCTTGATGAGCATCCAGCGTCATCGCAAGCTGGTGCAGACCTGA
- a CDS encoding septal ring lytic transglycosylase RlpA family protein, whose translation MRAPFDTLAMRGLSLAVLLTLAACGTTPHKPASNNVPLPSGGKVKSPVRQDPTLPALPAAGSGRGGYYKDDGPGDNPPANLRDVPDAEVRNEPYSTRSNRPYVVFGKTYTPITDNEPFKQKGTGTWYGKKFHGQRTSSGEIYDMYKMTAAHPTLPIPSYARVTSIDSGEQVIVRINDRGPFHATRVIDVSYTAALKLGFLGKGSHQVVVERLLPADIDAILAARAAPKPVPSVVAISIDTPVETGAVVQPEVSSQMLPVDATVAMPAPAALASGFYLQLGAYSRADNAETGRTRLAPYAAALGTLGVVQTGNLFRLYGGPFSSRAEAARAAANLPESTGIKPIVIQR comes from the coding sequence ATGCGCGCGCCTTTCGACACTCTCGCCATGCGCGGACTGAGCCTGGCGGTCTTGCTGACCCTCGCCGCGTGCGGCACCACGCCGCACAAACCGGCATCGAATAACGTGCCGCTGCCGTCAGGCGGCAAGGTCAAGTCCCCCGTGCGCCAGGACCCCACCTTGCCGGCGCTGCCGGCGGCCGGCTCCGGACGCGGCGGCTACTACAAGGACGATGGTCCGGGCGACAATCCGCCTGCGAACCTGCGCGACGTGCCCGACGCGGAAGTACGCAACGAGCCGTATTCGACGCGTTCGAACCGTCCCTACGTCGTGTTTGGCAAGACGTACACGCCGATCACCGACAACGAACCGTTCAAGCAGAAGGGCACGGGGACCTGGTATGGCAAGAAATTCCATGGCCAGCGCACCTCCTCGGGTGAAATCTACGATATGTACAAGATGACGGCGGCCCATCCCACCTTGCCGATTCCGTCGTATGCGCGCGTGACGAGCATCGACAGCGGCGAACAGGTGATCGTGCGCATCAATGACCGTGGCCCCTTCCACGCCACGCGCGTGATCGACGTATCCTACACGGCGGCGCTGAAACTTGGCTTCCTGGGCAAGGGCAGCCACCAGGTGGTCGTCGAACGCTTGCTGCCGGCCGATATCGACGCCATCCTGGCTGCCAGAGCGGCGCCCAAGCCGGTGCCTTCCGTGGTGGCCATCTCCATCGACACGCCGGTGGAAACGGGCGCCGTGGTGCAGCCGGAAGTGTCGTCGCAGATGTTGCCCGTCGATGCGACGGTGGCCATGCCTGCCCCGGCGGCGCTGGCCAGCGGCTTTTATTTGCAGCTGGGCGCTTACTCGCGCGCCGACAATGCGGAAACGGGGCGTACGCGCCTGGCGCCATACGCGGCGGCCCTGGGTACGCTTGGGGTGGTGCAGACCGGTAACCTGTTCCGCCTGTACGGCGGACCGTTCTCCAGCCGTGCCGAGGCGGCACGCGCGGCGGCTAATTTACCGGAATCGACTGGTATCAAGCCTATCGTTATTCAAAGGTAG
- a CDS encoding SPOR domain-containing protein has translation MLKFVFWLLAGVNLLVLAIGQGYLGSFRSETREPARLKNQLQVTKLTLLTQEQATAAAAPPAAEAAATPAVPAPQPTYACTEVGNFLLADGRRFEAQVAALDLGDRQSRRNVAGHEISSYMVYIPPQGSKEGADRKAGELKQLGVTNYFIMNDSSPLRWGISLGVFKSENSAQSQLASLNKQGVHSARIAPRYSASKQMAYQFRDLDAATRARLEKIKAQFPEQELRNCK, from the coding sequence ATGCTGAAATTCGTCTTCTGGCTGCTGGCCGGCGTCAACCTGCTGGTCTTGGCCATCGGCCAGGGTTATCTAGGCAGTTTTCGCAGCGAGACGCGCGAACCGGCGCGTCTGAAAAACCAGCTGCAGGTGACCAAGCTAACCTTGCTCACGCAGGAGCAGGCCACGGCGGCAGCCGCGCCGCCAGCCGCCGAGGCGGCGGCGACGCCCGCAGTGCCGGCGCCGCAGCCTACGTATGCCTGTACGGAGGTGGGCAATTTCCTGCTGGCCGACGGACGCCGCTTCGAAGCGCAAGTGGCAGCGCTGGATCTGGGCGACCGGCAGTCGCGCCGCAACGTGGCCGGCCATGAGATTTCCAGCTACATGGTGTACATCCCGCCGCAGGGCAGCAAGGAAGGCGCGGACCGCAAGGCAGGCGAATTGAAGCAGCTGGGCGTGACGAATTACTTCATCATGAACGACAGCAGCCCGCTGCGCTGGGGCATTTCCTTGGGCGTATTCAAGTCGGAAAACAGCGCGCAAAGCCAGTTGGCATCGCTCAACAAGCAGGGCGTGCACAGCGCCCGCATCGCGCCGCGCTACAGCGCCAGCAAGCAGATGGCCTACCAATTCCGCGACCTCGACGCCGCCACGCGCGCGCGGCTGGAGAAAATCAAAGCGCAATTCCCGGAGCAGGAATTGCGTAATTGCAAATAA
- a CDS encoding type III pantothenate kinase → MLLLIDAGNTRIKWALVAADSPLGGWLASGAVTHAQIDTLATQWETLAINEVLLSNVAGSVIGTRLRAMLPVVPRDFASLPQLAGLTNAYRAPSQLGCDRFAAAIGARALTPDQAVIVANCGTATTIDAITADGVFLGGMILPGLGLMASSLARNTAQLPQIAGDTMLPAGFADNTDDAILSGCLAAQAGAIERAVRMHGASTCVLSGGAAPRIAPALALPVPLHLVDNIVMIGLQAAARAGAAGTQGNHVC, encoded by the coding sequence ATGCTACTGCTGATAGACGCCGGCAATACGCGCATCAAATGGGCACTCGTGGCCGCCGATAGCCCCCTCGGCGGCTGGCTGGCCAGCGGCGCCGTCACGCATGCGCAGATCGATACGCTGGCTACGCAGTGGGAGACACTCGCCATCAATGAGGTGCTGCTGTCGAACGTGGCAGGCAGCGTCATCGGCACGCGCCTGCGCGCCATGCTGCCGGTGGTGCCCCGCGACTTCGCCTCGCTGCCGCAGCTGGCCGGACTGACGAACGCCTACCGCGCGCCTTCGCAACTGGGCTGCGACCGTTTTGCCGCCGCCATCGGCGCACGGGCGCTGACGCCTGACCAGGCCGTCATCGTCGCCAATTGCGGTACAGCCACCACCATCGACGCCATCACCGCCGACGGCGTTTTCCTCGGCGGGATGATCTTGCCCGGGCTGGGATTGATGGCCAGTTCGCTGGCGCGCAATACGGCACAGCTGCCGCAAATCGCCGGCGACACCATGCTGCCGGCCGGCTTTGCCGACAACACGGACGACGCGATTTTGAGTGGTTGCCTGGCGGCCCAGGCGGGCGCCATTGAACGGGCCGTGCGCATGCACGGCGCCAGCACCTGTGTATTGTCAGGCGGCGCCGCGCCGCGTATCGCACCGGCCCTGGCACTGCCGGTACCGCTGCATCTGGTGGACAATATCGTCATGATCGGCCTGCAGGCAGCCGCGCGCGCCGGCGCGGCAGGAACACAAGGAAACCACGTATGCTGA
- a CDS encoding biotin--[acetyl-CoA-carboxylase] ligase — MTKHSDLNSAAIAAHCATGASHVAIEVVDETGSTNADLLARCATLGGPTLRIAGQQTAGRGRAGRPWVSQPDASLMFSLAWRFKGPLHQLVGLPLAVGVALAESMTSLGVPVQLKWPNDMLRDGHKLAGILVETQQAADGGVWAVIGCGINLLMPDALERQIGRSASAVPWLAQMERNTLVAALLSRLAGVLAEFDDTGFAPFAERWNLLHAWQGQHVKILDNGQLLQQGVAAGVDQLGRLLLRTDGGLQEIMSGDVSLRLAGE, encoded by the coding sequence ATGACGAAGCACTCAGACCTGAACAGCGCGGCCATCGCCGCCCATTGCGCCACGGGCGCTTCCCACGTGGCCATCGAAGTGGTCGACGAAACGGGATCGACCAACGCCGACCTGCTGGCGCGCTGCGCCACCCTGGGCGGGCCGACATTGCGCATCGCCGGCCAGCAGACGGCCGGGCGCGGACGCGCCGGACGGCCGTGGGTGTCGCAGCCGGACGCCAGCCTGATGTTCTCGCTGGCCTGGCGCTTCAAGGGGCCGCTGCATCAACTGGTCGGCCTGCCACTGGCCGTCGGCGTGGCCCTGGCCGAAAGCATGACTTCCTTGGGCGTGCCGGTACAACTGAAGTGGCCGAACGACATGCTCAGGGATGGCCATAAACTGGCCGGCATCCTGGTCGAGACGCAGCAGGCAGCGGATGGCGGTGTGTGGGCCGTCATCGGCTGCGGCATCAATTTGTTGATGCCCGATGCGCTGGAGCGGCAGATCGGCCGCAGCGCCTCGGCCGTGCCCTGGCTGGCGCAGATGGAGCGCAATACCTTGGTGGCAGCCTTGCTCAGCCGCCTGGCTGGCGTGCTGGCCGAATTCGACGACACGGGCTTCGCGCCCTTTGCCGAACGCTGGAACCTGCTGCATGCCTGGCAGGGCCAGCACGTGAAAATCCTCGACAACGGCCAGTTGCTGCAGCAAGGCGTGGCCGCCGGCGTGGACCAGCTGGGCCGCCTGCTGCTGCGTACCGACGGCGGCTTGCAGGAAATCATGTCCGGCGATGTGTCCTTGCGCCTGGCCGGGGAGTAA
- a CDS encoding SDR family oxidoreductase — protein MHSVFITGASSGLGAALALQYARQGAKLGLLARRGDTLQQLIASLPHPERHRAYAVDVCDHAALKSAAQDFIGYAGRIDVVIASAGVSFGTLTEHAEDLDAFARLMAINVTATVATFAPFIAAMKTQGSGRLVGIGSVAGIRGLPGAEAYSASKAAVISYCESLRLELKPAGIRVVTITPGYIDTPMTRHNAYRMPFLMPAEKFAVRAARAIADGDSYRVIPWQMGVVAKLLRALPNAVYDRAFANAPHKARNKPSGDSQ, from the coding sequence ATGCACAGCGTTTTCATCACGGGCGCGTCGAGCGGACTGGGCGCCGCCCTGGCGCTGCAGTACGCACGCCAGGGCGCCAAATTGGGCCTGCTGGCCCGCCGCGGCGACACCCTGCAGCAACTGATCGCCTCCCTGCCCCACCCTGAACGCCACCGCGCCTACGCCGTCGATGTGTGCGACCACGCCGCCCTGAAAAGCGCGGCGCAGGACTTCATCGGCTACGCTGGCCGCATCGACGTCGTCATCGCCAGCGCCGGCGTATCGTTCGGCACCCTGACTGAACACGCGGAAGACCTCGACGCCTTCGCGCGCCTGATGGCCATCAACGTCACGGCCACCGTTGCCACCTTCGCGCCCTTCATCGCCGCCATGAAAACCCAGGGCAGCGGGCGCCTGGTGGGTATAGGCAGCGTGGCCGGCATCCGCGGCCTGCCCGGCGCCGAAGCCTACAGCGCCTCGAAGGCGGCCGTGATCAGCTACTGCGAATCGCTGCGCCTGGAACTCAAGCCCGCCGGCATCAGGGTCGTCACCATCACGCCCGGCTACATCGACACGCCGATGACGCGCCATAACGCCTACCGCATGCCCTTCTTGATGCCGGCCGAAAAATTCGCCGTGCGCGCCGCGCGCGCCATCGCCGACGGCGACAGCTACCGCGTGATCCCGTGGCAGATGGGCGTCGTCGCCAAGCTGCTGCGCGCGCTGCCCAATGCCGTGTACGACCGGGCCTTCGCGAATGCGCCGCACAAGGCGCGCAACAAGCCCTCCGGCGACAGCCAGTAA
- a CDS encoding thiol:disulfide interchange protein DsbA/DsbL, whose translation MRFLKKILFAAALCTAAMGASASPAEPKNGVEYETLATPQATESGKKIEVTEFFAYYCPHCNVLEPQLAAWVKKQGDNIVFKRVHVSRDDSVAPQQRLFFTLQAMGLLDKLHTSVFHAMHVERNRLNTDDAVFDFVAKQGVDRQKFIDTYRSMGISARVRRADAMMQGYNVTFWPMIAIDGRYITSPSQADQGSKSAKNEEQLNAQALSVMDVLVAKAKAEKK comes from the coding sequence ATGCGTTTTCTGAAGAAAATCCTGTTCGCCGCCGCCCTGTGCACGGCCGCCATGGGCGCATCGGCCTCGCCGGCCGAGCCGAAGAATGGCGTCGAATACGAAACTCTGGCCACGCCGCAGGCAACGGAATCGGGCAAGAAAATCGAAGTGACTGAATTCTTCGCCTATTACTGCCCGCATTGCAACGTGCTTGAACCGCAACTGGCTGCCTGGGTCAAGAAACAAGGCGACAACATCGTCTTCAAGCGCGTGCACGTGTCGCGTGATGACAGCGTGGCGCCGCAGCAGCGTTTGTTCTTCACCCTGCAAGCCATGGGCCTGCTCGACAAACTGCACACCAGCGTCTTCCACGCCATGCACGTGGAGCGCAACCGCCTCAACACCGATGACGCCGTATTCGACTTCGTCGCTAAGCAGGGCGTGGACCGCCAGAAATTCATCGACACCTACCGTTCGATGGGGATCTCGGCCCGCGTGCGCCGTGCGGACGCCATGATGCAGGGCTATAACGTGACGTTCTGGCCCATGATCGCCATCGATGGCCGCTACATCACTTCGCCATCGCAGGCCGACCAGGGCAGCAAGTCGGCCAAGAACGAAGAGCAGCTGAACGCCCAGGCGCTCAGCGTGATGGACGTGCTGGTTGCGAAAGCCAAAGCGGAAAAGAAATAA
- a CDS encoding SPOR domain-containing protein, with the protein MSHASPHASRFSSTRRQQGNTLVGIIIGLVIGLGIAVVVALVITKGASPFTDKSGKAGKSAEPTAGQIADPNKPMYGNKEAAKEAARDFSKEPREIVTPTQPGAPAPSPSTAQQPKAPPPDALQELIGTLKDKPAPKTPAAAPAAQAKADVKTEAKADAASDKWIYYLQAGAFHDMSDAESTRGKLALLGFEAAISDRSTDAGVLHRVRIGPFNQLESMNRARTKLSENGIDVAVVRNQK; encoded by the coding sequence ATGAGTCACGCTTCTCCCCACGCTTCCCGCTTCTCTTCGACCCGGCGCCAGCAGGGCAATACCCTGGTCGGCATCATCATCGGCCTGGTCATTGGTCTGGGCATCGCCGTGGTGGTCGCCCTGGTGATCACCAAGGGCGCCTCGCCCTTCACCGACAAGTCGGGCAAGGCCGGCAAATCGGCCGAACCGACGGCCGGCCAGATCGCCGACCCGAACAAGCCGATGTACGGCAACAAGGAAGCGGCCAAGGAAGCGGCGCGCGACTTCTCCAAGGAGCCACGCGAGATCGTCACGCCGACGCAGCCAGGCGCGCCAGCGCCCTCGCCAAGCACCGCGCAGCAGCCGAAGGCACCGCCGCCGGACGCGTTGCAGGAATTGATCGGCACCCTGAAGGACAAGCCGGCACCGAAAACGCCAGCGGCAGCACCGGCAGCGCAAGCCAAGGCCGACGTGAAAACCGAAGCCAAGGCCGATGCAGCCAGCGACAAATGGATTTATTATCTGCAGGCCGGCGCATTCCATGACATGTCGGACGCCGAAAGCACGCGCGGCAAACTGGCGCTGCTTGGCTTCGAAGCGGCCATCAGTGACCGCAGCACCGATGCCGGCGTGCTGCACCGCGTGCGCATCGGGCCGTTCAACCAGCTCGAATCGATGAACCGCGCGCGCACCAAACTGTCTGAAAACGGCATCGATGTCGCCGTCGTCCGCAACCAAAAATAA
- the argS gene encoding arginine--tRNA ligase → MLAQQKQEIIALFQAALAPVLAGTSLEPSVVLERPRDASHGDVACNIAMQLAKQLKQNPRELAQTIVTAVLANPAGQGLIEAVEIAGPGFINVRVSAAAKQAVVKTILGEGDSYGRSTAGTGKQVILEFVSANPTGPLHVGHGRQAALGDALSSLFDAQGYQVTREFYYNDAGVQIQTLANSVQARARGFKPGDAEWPESAYNGDYIADIANDFKAGKTVSASDGLPATANGNIDDIDSIRPFAVTYLRNEQDIDLQAFGVKFDNYYLESSLYADGKVNSAVEMLIKAGHTYEQDGALWLRTTDFGDDKDRVMRKTDGTYTYFVPDVAYHLVKWQRGFVQAINIQGSDHHGTIARVRAGLQAVDMGIPQGYPDYVLHKMVTVMKDGEEVKISKRAGSYVTVRDLIEWSGGGDIAKGRDAVRFFLISRKADTEFVFDVDVALKTTDENPVYYVQYAHARICRILENWGGDASTVTGVDLSPLTAPTEATLLATLAAYPEMLARAQAELGPHQVAFYLRDLAANLHSFYFAEKVLVEDEAVKMARLALVIAARQVLRNGLALIGVSAPNKM, encoded by the coding sequence ATGCTCGCCCAACAGAAACAAGAAATCATCGCCCTGTTCCAGGCCGCCCTCGCTCCCGTCCTGGCCGGCACTTCGCTTGAGCCATCCGTGGTGCTCGAGCGACCACGCGACGCATCGCATGGCGACGTCGCCTGCAACATCGCCATGCAACTGGCCAAGCAGCTGAAACAGAATCCCCGCGAACTGGCGCAAACCATCGTCACGGCCGTGCTGGCCAATCCGGCTGGCCAGGGCTTGATCGAGGCAGTGGAAATCGCCGGTCCCGGCTTCATCAACGTGCGCGTCTCCGCCGCCGCCAAGCAGGCCGTGGTGAAGACCATCCTGGGTGAAGGTGACAGCTATGGCCGCAGCACGGCAGGCACCGGCAAGCAGGTCATCCTGGAATTCGTCTCGGCCAACCCGACCGGCCCGCTGCACGTGGGCCACGGCCGCCAGGCGGCCCTGGGCGACGCCCTGTCCTCGCTGTTTGACGCGCAAGGCTACCAAGTGACGCGCGAGTTCTACTATAACGACGCGGGCGTGCAGATCCAGACCCTGGCCAATTCCGTCCAGGCGCGCGCGCGCGGCTTCAAGCCGGGCGACGCCGAATGGCCCGAGTCGGCCTACAACGGCGACTACATCGCCGATATCGCCAACGATTTCAAGGCCGGCAAGACCGTCTCGGCAAGCGATGGCTTGCCTGCCACGGCCAATGGCAACATCGACGACATCGATTCGATCCGCCCATTCGCCGTCACCTACCTGCGCAACGAGCAGGATATCGACTTGCAGGCGTTTGGCGTGAAGTTCGACAATTACTACCTGGAATCGTCGCTGTACGCGGACGGCAAGGTCAATAGCGCCGTGGAAATGCTGATCAAGGCGGGCCATACCTACGAGCAGGATGGCGCGCTGTGGCTGCGCACCACCGACTTCGGCGACGACAAGGACCGCGTCATGCGCAAGACGGATGGCACCTACACGTATTTCGTGCCGGACGTGGCATATCACCTGGTGAAATGGCAGCGCGGCTTCGTACAGGCCATCAATATCCAGGGCAGCGACCACCACGGCACCATCGCGCGCGTGCGCGCCGGCTTGCAGGCGGTCGACATGGGCATCCCGCAAGGTTACCCCGACTACGTGCTGCACAAGATGGTCACCGTCATGAAAGACGGCGAAGAAGTCAAGATTTCGAAGCGCGCCGGCTCCTACGTGACCGTGCGCGACCTGATCGAATGGTCGGGCGGCGGCGACATCGCCAAGGGCCGCGACGCGGTGCGCTTCTTCCTGATCTCACGCAAGGCCGACACGGAATTCGTCTTCGACGTCGACGTGGCGCTGAAAACCACCGATGAAAACCCGGTGTATTACGTGCAGTACGCGCATGCGCGCATCTGCCGCATCCTGGAAAACTGGGGCGGCGATGCCAGCACGGTCACCGGCGTTGACTTGTCTCCCCTGACGGCACCGACCGAAGCGACCCTGCTGGCAACCCTGGCTGCCTATCCGGAAATGCTGGCGCGCGCGCAAGCGGAACTGGGGCCGCATCAAGTCGCTTTCTACCTGCGCGACCTGGCTGCCAACCTGCACAGCTTCTACTTCGCCGAAAAAGTGCTGGTCGAGGACGAAGCCGTCAAGATGGCCCGTCTGGCCCTCGTCATCGCCGCGCGCCAGGTGCTGCGCAACGGCCTGGCACTGATCGGCGTGTCCGCGCCAAACAAAATGTAA
- the rsmB gene encoding 16S rRNA (cytosine(967)-C(5))-methyltransferase RsmB, which translates to MNKRPTLKLKTKPAPGQAPAPAAPKLRPSYHPDLKPVLQPGFQPDLRADSLAFCLLGAANAVAQVRTGTALPQALAKVFTQSNASPQARGAIQDISYRTMRQLGRSETLVGLMTSKAPEPPMLAALLCCALSLMSAEPGEQPYEEFTVVDQAVTVATSHPDLAHAKGMVNAVLRRFLRERKSLLEAALQQPLAQWNYPQWWIDSLRLAYPRDWQAILTAGNAVPPLTLRVNRRKSTVVAYLAVLAEAGIAARQVGPFAVRLDKPIGVALIPGFEQGVVSVQDAGAQLAAPLLDLQDGMRVLDACAAPGGKTCHILELADVQVTAIDADAKRLPRIAENLERLGLDATLKAQDAQSSAWWDGQQYDRILADVPCTASGIVRRHPDIRWLRRKGDAFQLATLSSKILDNLWQMLRPDGKLLFVTCSLWPQESEAQAAAFAVRNNATRLTAPGQLLPTGSAEQDHDGLFYALFQKNAA; encoded by the coding sequence ATGAACAAGCGCCCCACGCTGAAATTGAAAACCAAGCCGGCGCCAGGCCAGGCTCCTGCCCCTGCCGCACCGAAATTGCGTCCCAGCTACCATCCCGACCTGAAACCGGTCTTGCAGCCAGGCTTCCAACCCGATTTGCGCGCCGACTCGCTGGCGTTTTGCCTGCTGGGCGCCGCCAATGCCGTGGCGCAGGTGCGCACGGGCACGGCCCTGCCGCAGGCGCTGGCCAAGGTGTTTACGCAATCGAACGCCAGCCCGCAGGCGCGCGGCGCCATCCAGGATATTTCCTACCGCACCATGCGCCAGCTGGGCCGCAGCGAAACCCTGGTCGGCCTGATGACGTCGAAGGCGCCCGAGCCGCCGATGCTTGCGGCGCTGCTGTGCTGCGCGCTGTCGCTGATGTCCGCCGAGCCGGGCGAGCAGCCCTACGAAGAGTTTACCGTTGTCGACCAGGCTGTCACGGTGGCCACCTCGCATCCTGACCTGGCGCATGCCAAGGGCATGGTGAATGCCGTATTGCGCCGTTTCTTGCGCGAGCGCAAGTCCTTGCTGGAAGCGGCCCTGCAGCAGCCTTTGGCGCAATGGAATTATCCGCAATGGTGGATCGATTCGCTGCGCCTGGCCTATCCCCGCGACTGGCAAGCCATTTTGACAGCCGGCAATGCCGTGCCGCCATTGACCTTGCGCGTGAATCGTCGCAAGAGCACGGTTGTAGCGTATCTGGCCGTGCTGGCAGAGGCGGGCATCGCCGCGCGCCAGGTGGGGCCGTTTGCCGTGCGCCTGGACAAGCCCATCGGCGTGGCGCTGATCCCCGGCTTCGAGCAGGGAGTCGTCTCCGTGCAGGATGCCGGCGCGCAGCTGGCGGCCCCGCTGCTGGACTTGCAAGATGGAATGCGCGTGCTCGATGCCTGTGCGGCGCCCGGCGGCAAGACGTGCCACATTCTGGAACTGGCCGATGTGCAAGTCACCGCCATCGACGCGGACGCCAAGCGCCTGCCACGCATCGCGGAAAACCTCGAGCGCCTGGGCCTGGATGCCACCTTGAAGGCGCAGGACGCGCAATCGAGCGCGTGGTGGGACGGCCAGCAGTACGACCGCATCCTGGCCGACGTGCCTTGCACGGCTTCGGGCATCGTGCGTCGCCATCCGGACATTCGCTGGTTGCGCCGCAAGGGCGATGCGTTCCAACTTGCAACACTTTCCTCCAAAATTCTGGACAACCTGTGGCAGATGCTGCGTCCCGATGGTAAATTGCTATTCGTGACATGTTCATTGTGGCCGCAGGAGTCCGAGGCACAGGCGGCGGCATTTGCGGTGCGCAATAATGCGACCCGATTGACAGCGCCTGGCCAGCTGTTGCCGACTGGCAGCGCGGAGCAGGACCATGACGGTTTGTTCTATGCTCTATTCCAAAAAAATGCGGCTTGA
- a CDS encoding DUF4390 domain-containing protein, translating to MTTRLFRLLTLLLMLACTMPRAHAGDMVEITRAYIESSEEGYKLAATYSFDLNHDLDDAVQHGVPLFFTTEIELTRPRWYWFDEKAIVARQTSRLSYNVLTRQYHVSGGGLQQSFPTLDDALFLIRRPSRWLVAPRGALKVGQTYNVTLRMGMDRDYLPKPIQVNAFNNSDWRLASNKKTFLYTAE from the coding sequence GTGACAACACGACTCTTCCGACTCCTGACCCTGCTGCTGATGCTGGCATGTACCATGCCACGCGCGCATGCTGGCGATATGGTCGAGATTACCCGTGCCTACATCGAGTCGAGTGAAGAGGGCTACAAGCTGGCCGCCACCTACTCCTTTGATCTCAATCACGACCTCGATGATGCCGTGCAGCATGGCGTGCCGCTGTTTTTCACGACGGAAATCGAACTGACCCGGCCCCGCTGGTACTGGTTCGATGAAAAGGCCATCGTGGCGCGCCAGACCAGCCGGCTGTCGTACAACGTGCTCACGCGCCAGTATCATGTGTCGGGCGGTGGCTTGCAGCAAAGCTTCCCCACGCTCGACGATGCGCTGTTCCTGATTCGGCGCCCCAGCCGCTGGCTGGTGGCGCCGCGCGGTGCGCTGAAAGTGGGGCAGACGTATAACGTCACCTTGCGCATGGGCATGGACCGTGACTACCTGCCCAAGCCGATACAGGTCAATGCCTTCAATAACAGCGACTGGCGCCTGGCTTCGAATAAGAAAACCTTTTTGTATACGGCGGAGTAG